In one Bacillus thuringiensis genomic region, the following are encoded:
- a CDS encoding DHA2 family efflux MFS transporter permease subunit, whose product MSETLHKRKPPYVMLVILFIGAFVSFLNNSLLNVALPSIMKDLNIQDYSTIQWLSTGYMLVSGILIPASAFLITRFSNRSLFITSMVIFILGTALAAVAPNFGLLLTGRMVQAAGSSVMGPLLMNIMLVSFPREKRGTAMGIFGLVMITAPAIGPTLSGYIVEYYDWRLLFEMILPLAIISLLLGIWKSENVMRQNENAKLDYISLLLSSVGFGGLLYGFSSASSDGWTNKVVLTALIIGAIALIAFIIRQLKMDEPLLDLRVYKYPMFALASVIAIVNAVAMFSGMILTPAYVQNVRGISPLSSGLMMLPGAVIMGIMSPITGKLFDKYGPRILGIVGLSITAVSTYMLANLQIDSSHTHIILIYTLRMFGMAMVMMPLMTNGLNQLPTRLNPHGTAVNNTAQQVSGSIGTAILVTIMNSVTKTKAESLMADVDPTTFTEATKAMLTQKALLSGIQYSFYVALGMNVVALLLVFFVKRVDTSAEAVEKLNR is encoded by the coding sequence ATGAGTGAAACATTACATAAAAGAAAACCACCATATGTAATGCTTGTAATCCTTTTTATTGGGGCATTTGTTTCATTTCTAAATAACTCCCTTTTAAATGTAGCCTTGCCATCAATAATGAAAGATTTAAACATTCAAGATTATTCAACGATCCAGTGGCTTTCTACAGGGTATATGCTTGTAAGTGGTATATTAATTCCGGCCTCAGCATTTTTAATAACGCGTTTCTCCAATAGGAGCCTATTTATTACATCTATGGTGATTTTTATTCTTGGTACTGCCTTAGCGGCTGTAGCACCTAACTTTGGTTTATTACTTACTGGTCGGATGGTTCAAGCGGCAGGCTCTTCAGTTATGGGACCTTTGTTAATGAATATTATGCTAGTAAGCTTTCCAAGAGAAAAAAGGGGAACAGCAATGGGGATTTTTGGACTAGTTATGATTACAGCTCCAGCAATTGGGCCGACACTATCAGGTTATATTGTAGAGTATTATGACTGGCGTTTGCTTTTTGAAATGATTTTACCGTTAGCAATCATTAGCTTACTGTTAGGGATTTGGAAATCGGAGAATGTCATGAGACAAAATGAAAATGCAAAACTTGATTATATCTCATTACTATTATCTTCTGTCGGTTTTGGCGGTTTGTTATATGGATTCAGTTCTGCAAGCTCCGATGGTTGGACGAATAAAGTTGTCTTAACAGCCTTAATCATAGGCGCTATTGCCCTAATTGCTTTCATTATTCGACAATTAAAAATGGATGAGCCGTTATTGGATTTACGTGTTTACAAGTACCCAATGTTTGCGCTTGCGTCTGTAATTGCAATTGTCAACGCAGTGGCCATGTTTTCGGGGATGATTTTAACACCAGCTTATGTACAAAACGTCCGCGGTATTTCACCGCTGAGCTCTGGGCTGATGATGCTTCCAGGTGCGGTAATAATGGGGATTATGTCACCAATTACAGGTAAACTATTTGATAAATATGGCCCTCGGATTCTTGGTATAGTAGGACTTTCCATTACAGCTGTTTCAACTTATATGCTGGCAAACCTGCAAATCGATTCTAGTCACACACATATTATTCTTATTTACACATTGCGGATGTTTGGGATGGCGATGGTGATGATGCCACTTATGACAAATGGCCTCAATCAATTGCCAACGCGCTTAAATCCGCACGGTACAGCTGTTAATAATACAGCTCAACAAGTGTCCGGTTCGATTGGTACTGCTATTCTTGTTACAATTATGAATTCTGTAACAAAAACAAAAGCTGAAAGTCTAATGGCTGATGTAGATCCAACAACCTTCACAGAGGCTACGAAGGCAATGTTAACTCAGAAGGCTTTATTATCCGGAATTCAATATTCATTCTATGTAGCGCTTGGCATGAATGTTGTTGCACTACTATTAGTTTTTTTCGTTAAACGTGTAGATACAAGTGCGGAAGCTGTCGAGAAGTTAAATCGATAG
- a CDS encoding TerD family protein — MKNSIYIRRSLKVIIKREENKLPNIYLATVLKNLESLGFTFSEPLIEELQTLSVDTFTSFYKELVKHLKEMVGAHIQFTPMYPNFPQQMMDLSDADLYINAIIHYVTLRLPVSKVEERLPLLDSVDLKVINLGSEEDFNQMISQLISANSSISSTDKTDVEWAITHTEDVSCFLPNVIPHKENMSFIIGVLLINRKISADAAAKYFKTATDVLRLAVALSEGDVSLASSVRFKKFNRAERRFLLGLLEQCGNITEDMLRYKKRWIRLGEILHPAEYHTRFPKTHRAFEILRNNIKVETFNGKIEAALLNRDIMTAKNLLKTRPGEFARRLDHLIRLCSDKSTDVFHILEEFLSIIGDVSTPVLLQLTAHFKHRNDKNEFRTFFPKGNVAKAIGIENTLPFISEDICLMIVKMCEDTLKNRFAKLPSLGKVFLDEQLKNHLVPFSQRSASKALRTLSRGSKVDLPEGDTIRFFLWWKEGYVNGQHTGRVDIDLSAAMYDEDWQYKEHVSFTNLRSKNFKAYHSGDITSAPKGASEFIDFDIPSVLKYGGRYVVMTSLSYTDQPYKDLPECFTGWMVRQYPGSGEIFEPSTVQDKVDITADTQISIPVILDLKERKLIWTDLSLTRDLTYDNTIEANQKGMILVGKALTNLVKPNLYDLFRLHIEARGELVQDIEEAETIFTLHKGITPFDIEKIISDFIADPQG; from the coding sequence ATGAAAAATTCTATTTACATAAGAAGAAGTTTGAAAGTAATTATAAAAAGAGAAGAAAATAAACTACCGAACATTTATTTAGCCACTGTTTTAAAAAACTTGGAAAGTTTAGGATTTACTTTTTCCGAGCCTTTAATAGAAGAGTTGCAAACACTTTCGGTTGATACATTCACATCGTTTTACAAAGAGTTGGTAAAACATTTAAAAGAAATGGTTGGTGCACATATTCAGTTTACTCCTATGTATCCAAACTTTCCGCAACAAATGATGGATTTAAGTGACGCTGATTTATACATTAATGCTATTATTCATTATGTGACGTTGCGCCTACCTGTATCAAAAGTAGAAGAACGACTTCCTCTTTTAGATAGCGTTGATTTGAAAGTTATTAACTTAGGAAGTGAAGAAGATTTCAATCAAATGATTTCTCAATTGATTAGTGCAAACAGCTCTATTTCCTCAACTGATAAGACAGATGTAGAATGGGCTATTACACACACTGAAGATGTTTCCTGTTTTCTACCTAATGTAATTCCTCATAAGGAAAATATGTCTTTTATAATTGGAGTTTTATTAATAAACAGAAAAATATCAGCCGATGCTGCTGCAAAGTATTTTAAAACAGCAACTGATGTTCTTCGCCTTGCAGTTGCTTTATCTGAAGGCGATGTGAGTTTAGCATCTTCCGTTCGATTCAAGAAGTTTAACCGAGCAGAAAGACGCTTCCTTTTAGGATTGTTAGAGCAATGCGGAAACATTACTGAAGATATGCTTCGATACAAAAAACGTTGGATTCGTCTAGGTGAAATTCTTCATCCAGCAGAATATCATACTCGTTTCCCAAAAACCCACCGAGCATTTGAGATTCTTCGCAACAACATTAAAGTTGAAACATTTAATGGAAAAATAGAAGCAGCTTTGTTGAATCGTGATATCATGACAGCGAAAAATCTTTTAAAAACTCGCCCTGGGGAATTTGCCAGACGCTTGGATCATTTAATCCGTTTATGTAGTGATAAGTCAACAGATGTTTTCCATATTCTCGAAGAGTTTCTAAGTATAATAGGAGACGTTTCTACTCCTGTATTACTTCAACTCACAGCTCATTTTAAGCATCGAAATGATAAAAATGAATTTCGTACCTTTTTTCCAAAGGGAAATGTAGCAAAAGCTATAGGTATTGAAAATACACTTCCATTTATCTCAGAGGATATTTGTTTAATGATTGTAAAAATGTGTGAAGATACTTTAAAAAATCGCTTCGCAAAACTTCCAAGTCTCGGAAAAGTATTTTTGGATGAACAGTTAAAAAATCACTTAGTTCCCTTCTCTCAACGTTCAGCCAGCAAAGCGCTTCGCACATTATCTCGAGGAAGTAAAGTAGATTTGCCAGAAGGAGATACGATTCGTTTTTTCCTATGGTGGAAAGAAGGCTATGTGAATGGACAACATACAGGACGCGTTGACATTGATTTGTCTGCTGCAATGTACGACGAAGATTGGCAATACAAAGAACATGTATCCTTCACGAACTTACGTTCAAAAAATTTCAAAGCCTACCATAGCGGAGACATTACTTCTGCACCAAAGGGGGCATCTGAATTCATTGATTTCGATATTCCGTCTGTGCTGAAATATGGTGGACGCTATGTAGTCATGACTTCGCTTTCTTACACAGACCAACCATATAAAGATTTACCAGAATGCTTTACTGGTTGGATGGTTCGTCAATATCCTGGTTCAGGTGAAATATTTGAACCTTCTACTGTTCAAGATAAAGTGGATATTACTGCCGACACCCAAATCTCTATTCCAGTTATCTTAGACTTAAAGGAACGAAAATTGATTTGGACAGATTTATCTCTTACAAGAGATCTAACTTATGATAATACCATCGAGGCTAATCAAAAAGGTATGATACTAGTTGGAAAGGCTTTAACTAATTTAGTTAAACCGAATTTATATGACTTGTTCCGATTACATATTGAAGCTAGAGGTGAACTCGTTCAAGACATCGAAGAAGCAGAAACTATTTTCACTTTGCATAAAGGGATTACTCCTTTCGATATTGAAAAAATAATATCTGATTTTATAGCTGACCCACAAGGCTAA
- a CDS encoding DUF5412 domain-containing protein has protein sequence MSIINTKGEIKKTKRKVLLTIITMLVIIIGFGYWKFFSLQGVPKGELIRTVKSPDGKYLIKTYFHNAGSLSADAVRGELVNLDTDSEKNIYWNYPDTDPYIEWVNKNIVRIGDQTLDISQKETYDWRDDDKHVKEMPKQFSR, from the coding sequence ATGAGTATTATAAATACAAAAGGTGAAATTAAAAAAACAAAAAGAAAAGTATTACTAACTATAATTACTATGTTAGTAATTATAATTGGGTTTGGATATTGGAAATTTTTTAGTTTGCAAGGTGTTCCAAAAGGGGAATTAATTCGAACAGTGAAATCTCCAGATGGAAAATATCTCATCAAGACTTATTTTCATAATGCAGGATCATTAAGTGCGGATGCTGTTAGGGGTGAATTAGTTAACCTTGATACAGATTCAGAGAAAAATATATATTGGAATTATCCAGATACCGATCCATATATTGAATGGGTAAATAAGAATATTGTTAGAATTGGAGATCAAACTTTAGATATTTCACAGAAAGAAACCTATGATTGGCGTGATGATGATAAGCACGTTAAAGAAATGCCTAAACAGTTTAGTAGATAA
- a CDS encoding DUF7018 domain-containing (lipo)protein, translated as MRAKKLVTLAVPFILLVGCEVGDKDSTHKTEQTSKVITKTVISEQQYPYYICEQVVEFQFKKDELLLNLGESLKGKEKAKAVLKTSNEIDKILDNMEHIKVPDTYKDIHKSIQEGVTEARKATKLIKDAGKEDKQKIQEATMKGTEFLSGVDGEHWKKAIYELSQENKDAYSKALDKKVKEHSK; from the coding sequence ATGAGAGCAAAGAAACTAGTAACGTTAGCAGTTCCATTTATACTGTTAGTCGGATGCGAGGTAGGAGATAAAGATTCTACTCATAAGACTGAGCAAACTAGTAAAGTAATAACGAAAACAGTAATTTCTGAACAACAGTATCCGTACTACATATGTGAGCAAGTGGTAGAGTTCCAATTTAAGAAGGATGAACTATTACTAAACTTAGGAGAATCCTTAAAGGGCAAAGAAAAAGCAAAAGCTGTTTTAAAAACATCAAACGAGATAGATAAAATTTTAGACAATATGGAACACATAAAAGTACCTGATACATACAAAGACATTCACAAATCCATACAAGAAGGGGTAACAGAGGCAAGAAAAGCAACGAAGTTAATTAAGGATGCTGGTAAAGAAGATAAACAGAAGATTCAAGAAGCTACAATGAAAGGTACTGAATTTTTATCAGGTGTAGACGGAGAGCATTGGAAAAAAGCAATTTATGAGTTATCACAGGAAAACAAAGATGCTTATAGTAAGGCACTTGATAAGAAAGTAAAGGAGCACTCAAAGTAA
- a CDS encoding D-cysteine desulfhydrase, with amino-acid sequence MNLAKFPRKKYTESYTPIEKLNNFSEALGGPTIYFKRDDLLGLTAGGNKTRKLEFLVADAQEKGADTLITAGGIQSNHCRLTLAAAVKEKMKCILVLEEGLETEEERDFNGNYFLYHLLGAENVIVVPNGADLMEEMHKVAQEVSEKGNTPYVIPVGGSNPTGAMGYVACAQEIMAQSFEQGIDFSSVVCVSGSGGMHAGLITGFSGTQSHIPVIGINVSRGKAEQEEKVAKLVDETSAHVGIPNFISHDAVTCFDEYVGPGYALPTPEMVEAVQLLAKTEGILLDPVYTGKAVAGLIDLIRKGKFNREDNILFVHSGGSPALYANTSLFV; translated from the coding sequence ATGAATTTAGCTAAATTCCCGAGAAAAAAATATACAGAATCATATACACCAATTGAAAAGTTAAACAATTTTTCTGAAGCACTTGGTGGTCCGACTATTTATTTTAAAAGAGATGATTTACTTGGTTTAACAGCCGGTGGCAATAAGACGAGAAAGTTAGAATTTCTAGTTGCAGATGCACAGGAAAAGGGTGCAGATACGTTAATTACAGCTGGTGGTATTCAGTCAAATCATTGCCGCCTGACACTTGCTGCTGCGGTAAAAGAAAAAATGAAATGTATCCTTGTATTAGAGGAAGGGCTTGAGACAGAAGAGGAGAGAGACTTTAACGGGAACTATTTCTTATATCACTTATTAGGTGCTGAAAATGTAATTGTTGTACCGAACGGAGCAGATCTTATGGAAGAAATGCATAAAGTAGCACAAGAAGTAAGTGAAAAAGGTAATACACCATATGTAATTCCAGTTGGTGGATCAAATCCTACGGGCGCAATGGGATACGTTGCTTGTGCGCAAGAAATTATGGCGCAATCATTTGAGCAAGGAATTGATTTCAGTTCAGTTGTTTGTGTAAGTGGTAGCGGCGGTATGCATGCTGGTTTAATTACTGGTTTTTCTGGAACACAAAGTCATATTCCTGTAATCGGGATTAACGTAAGTAGAGGAAAAGCTGAGCAAGAAGAGAAAGTAGCAAAACTTGTAGATGAAACTTCAGCACACGTTGGTATTCCAAACTTTATCTCGCACGACGCTGTTACGTGCTTTGATGAATATGTAGGGCCCGGCTATGCGTTACCAACGCCGGAAATGGTAGAGGCAGTTCAGTTACTTGCGAAAACAGAAGGTATTTTACTTGATCCAGTGTATACAGGTAAGGCGGTAGCGGGATTAATCGACTTAATTAGAAAAGGTAAATTTAATAGGGAAGACAATATTTTATTCGTACATTCAGGTGGTTCACCAGCTTTATATGCGAATACTTCTTTATTTGTGTAA
- the cypD gene encoding bifunctional P-450/NADPH--P450 reductase, with the protein MEKKVSAIPQPKTYGPLGNLPLIDKDKPTLSFIKLAEEYGPIFRIQTLSDAIIVVSGHELVAEVCDETRFDKSIEGALAKVRAFAGDGLFTSETHEPNWKKAHNILMPTFSQRAMKDYHAMMVDLAVQLVQKWARLNPNEDVDVPEDMTRLTLDTIGLCGFNYRFNSFYRETPHPFITSMSRALDEAMHQLQRLDIEDKLMWRTKRQFQHDIQSMFSLVDNIIAERKSSGDQEENDLLSRMLNVQDPETGEKLDDENIRFQIITFLIAGHETTSGLLSFAIYFLLKNPDKLKKAYKEVDRVLTDPTPTYQQVMKLKYIRMILNESLRLWPTAPAFSLYAKEDTVIGGKYPIKKGEDRISVLIPQLHRDKDAWGDNVEEFQPERFEELDKVPHHAYKPFGNGQRACIGMQFALHEATLVMGMLLQHFELIDYQNYQLDVKQTLTLKPGDFKIRILPRKQTISHPTALAPTEDKLKSHEIKQHVQKTPSIIGADNLSLLVLYGSDTGVAEGIARELADTASLEGVQTEVVALNDRIGSLPKEGAVLIVTSSYNGKPPSNAGQFVQWLEELKPDELKGVQYAVFGCGDHNWASTYQRIPRYIDEQMAQKGATRFSKCGEADASGDFEEQLEQWKQSMWSDAMKAFGLELNKNMEKERSTLSLQFVSRLGGSSLARTYEAVYASILENRELQSSSSDRSTRHIEVSLPEGATYKEGDHLGVLPVNSEKNINRILRRFGLNGKDQVILSASGRSINHIPLDSPVSLLDLLSYSVEVQEAATRAQIREMVTFTACPPHKKELEALLEEGVYHEQILKKRISMLDLLEKYEACEIRFERFLELLPALKPRYYSISSSPLVAQNRLSITVGVVNAPAWSGEGTYEGVASNYLAQRHNKDEIICFIRTPQSNFELPKDPETPIIMVGPGTGIAPFRGFLQARRVQKQKGINLGQAHLYFGCRHPEKDYLYRTELENDERDGLISLHTAFSRLEGHPKTYVQHLIKQDSINLISLLDNGAHLYICGDGSKMAPDVEDTLCQAYQEIHEVSEQEARNWLDRVQDEGRYGKDVWAGI; encoded by the coding sequence ATGGAAAAAAAAGTATCTGCCATTCCTCAGCCGAAAACATATGGACCGCTGGGTAATCTCCCATTAATCGATAAAGATAAACCGACTCTATCGTTTATTAAGCTGGCGGAAGAGTATGGTCCCATTTTTCGAATTCAAACTTTAAGTGATGCCATAATTGTCGTTTCTGGACATGAACTGGTAGCAGAAGTTTGTGACGAAACGCGGTTCGATAAAAGCATAGAGGGTGCTTTGGCAAAGGTTCGTGCCTTTGCTGGAGACGGATTATTTACTAGCGAGACTCACGAGCCTAACTGGAAAAAAGCTCATAATATTTTGATGCCTACATTTAGCCAACGGGCAATGAAAGATTACCATGCCATGATGGTCGATCTTGCTGTACAACTCGTTCAAAAATGGGCACGGCTTAATCCGAATGAAGACGTAGATGTTCCGGAGGATATGACTCGCCTTACGTTAGATACAATTGGTCTATGTGGTTTTAATTACCGATTTAATAGCTTTTATCGTGAGACCCCTCATCCTTTTATCACTAGTATGAGCCGTGCTCTAGATGAGGCAATGCACCAATTGCAGCGGCTGGATATAGAAGACAAACTCATGTGGAGAACGAAACGTCAATTTCAGCATGATATCCAATCTATGTTTTCTTTAGTAGATAATATTATTGCTGAACGTAAAAGTAGTGGAGATCAGGAAGAAAATGATTTACTTTCCCGTATGTTAAATGTTCAGGATCCGGAAACTGGTGAAAAATTAGATGATGAAAACATTCGTTTCCAAATTATCACTTTTTTAATAGCTGGGCATGAGACAACAAGTGGATTGTTATCGTTTGCAATTTACTTTTTATTAAAGAATCCGGATAAGTTGAAAAAAGCCTATAAAGAAGTAGACCGTGTTTTGACAGATCCCACTCCAACATACCAACAAGTTATGAAACTGAAGTATATACGGATGATTTTAAATGAATCGCTACGTCTATGGCCTACCGCTCCAGCATTCAGTCTCTATGCAAAAGAAGATACAGTGATTGGCGGGAAATACCCAATTAAGAAAGGAGAAGATCGTATTTCTGTTCTTATTCCACAGCTACATAGGGATAAAGATGCATGGGGAGACAATGTGGAAGAATTCCAACCTGAACGATTTGAAGAGCTGGATAAGGTTCCTCATCATGCTTATAAGCCATTTGGAAATGGCCAGAGAGCATGTATCGGTATGCAATTTGCACTTCATGAAGCCACTCTTGTAATGGGAATGCTTCTTCAACATTTTGAATTAATCGATTATCAAAACTATCAGCTGGACGTAAAACAAACATTAACGCTAAAGCCCGGTGATTTTAAGATTAGGATTCTACCCCGAAAACAAACTATAAGCCATCCTACTGCTCTTGCACCTACAGAGGACAAGCTGAAAAGTCATGAAATTAAGCAGCACGTCCAGAAGACACCTTCTATTATTGGGGCCGATAATCTTTCACTTCTTGTTCTGTACGGCTCGGATACAGGGGTAGCAGAAGGTATTGCAAGAGAATTAGCGGATACAGCTAGTTTAGAAGGAGTTCAAACGGAAGTGGTAGCTCTTAACGATCGAATTGGAAGTTTGCCAAAAGAAGGAGCGGTACTTATTGTGACTTCTTCTTATAATGGAAAACCGCCAAGTAATGCAGGGCAGTTTGTGCAATGGTTGGAGGAACTAAAACCGGATGAGCTAAAAGGGGTTCAATACGCAGTTTTTGGTTGTGGAGATCATAATTGGGCTAGTACCTATCAACGGATTCCAAGATATATTGATGAGCAGATGGCTCAAAAAGGAGCAACAAGATTTTCTAAATGCGGAGAAGCAGATGCAAGTGGTGATTTCGAGGAACAGCTCGAGCAATGGAAACAAAGCATGTGGTCTGATGCGATGAAGGCATTTGGATTGGAGCTCAACAAAAATATGGAAAAAGAGCGCAGTACGTTGAGTCTGCAATTTGTCAGTCGTCTTGGAGGATCTTCTCTTGCACGAACATATGAAGCAGTTTATGCGTCTATACTAGAAAATCGTGAACTCCAATCATCCAGCAGTGATAGAAGTACACGACATATCGAGGTATCCTTGCCAGAAGGCGCTACATATAAAGAAGGAGACCACCTTGGAGTGCTGCCAGTTAATAGCGAGAAAAATATCAACCGAATTTTAAGACGCTTTGGATTAAATGGGAAGGATCAAGTTATACTGAGTGCAAGTGGACGAAGTATAAATCACATACCTTTAGACAGTCCTGTTAGTTTATTGGACCTTCTTAGTTATAGTGTCGAAGTTCAAGAAGCAGCCACTCGTGCACAAATACGAGAAATGGTAACATTCACAGCATGTCCTCCTCATAAAAAAGAATTGGAAGCATTGTTAGAAGAAGGAGTTTACCATGAACAAATATTAAAGAAACGGATTTCAATGTTGGACCTTCTTGAAAAGTATGAGGCTTGTGAAATCCGATTTGAACGCTTTTTAGAACTTCTTCCTGCGCTCAAACCGCGTTACTATTCTATTTCAAGCTCTCCACTTGTTGCACAGAATCGTCTGAGCATTACGGTCGGTGTTGTTAATGCGCCTGCATGGAGTGGGGAAGGGACATATGAAGGAGTCGCTTCTAATTATTTAGCTCAGCGTCATAATAAAGATGAGATTATTTGTTTCATTCGAACGCCACAATCAAACTTTGAATTACCTAAAGATCCAGAAACACCAATTATTATGGTTGGGCCAGGTACTGGAATTGCACCATTCCGTGGATTCTTGCAAGCGCGTCGTGTTCAAAAGCAAAAAGGTATTAATTTAGGACAAGCGCATCTATATTTTGGTTGTCGTCATCCTGAAAAAGATTATCTCTATCGTACAGAACTAGAAAATGATGAAAGAGATGGATTAATCTCTTTACACACAGCTTTTTCTCGTCTAGAGGGACATCCCAAAACATATGTACAGCATTTAATAAAACAAGATAGTATCAATTTAATTTCGTTATTAGATAATGGAGCTCATCTTTATATATGTGGTGATGGCAGTAAAATGGCTCCGGATGTAGAAGATACCCTTTGTCAAGCATATCAAGAAATTCATGAAGTCAGTGAACAAGAAGCAAGGAATTGGTTGGATCGTGTGCAAGATGAAGGGCGATATGGAAAAGATGTTTGGGCTGGTATATGA
- the bla gene encoding class A beta-lactamase translates to MIVLNKFFNILHYKKMVPVVFLSCATLIGCSDGNTQSESLKQTKQTNQIKQETTGNDSFAKLEKEFDAKLGIYALDTDTNQTVTYQSDKRFAYASTHKALAVGVLLQKKSIEDLNQRVLYTREDLVNYNPITEKYVDRGMTLKELADASLRYSDNTAQNLILKQLGGPSEFKKSLREIGDTVTNPERFEPELNEVHPGDVHDTSTPKALATSLQAFALGDVLSTEKRDLLIDWMKRNTTGDNLIRAGVPGGWEVADKTGSGSYGTRNDIAIIWPPNKKPIVLAILSNHDKEDAKYDDKLIAEATKIVLDALKVTNK, encoded by the coding sequence ATGATAGTCTTAAACAAGTTTTTTAACATTTTACATTACAAAAAGATGGTACCTGTAGTATTTCTTTCATGTGCAACGCTTATAGGCTGTTCCGATGGTAATACTCAATCTGAATCACTTAAACAAACGAAACAAACAAATCAAATCAAACAAGAAACTACTGGTAATGATTCTTTTGCTAAACTTGAAAAAGAATTTGATGCTAAACTTGGTATTTATGCATTGGACACTGATACGAATCAAACCGTTACGTATCAATCAGATAAACGGTTTGCATACGCATCTACCCACAAAGCTTTAGCTGTGGGAGTACTTTTACAAAAGAAATCAATAGAAGATCTAAATCAAAGAGTTTTGTATACTCGTGAAGATCTTGTTAATTACAATCCAATTACAGAAAAGTATGTTGATAGGGGCATGACTCTGAAAGAGCTTGCAGATGCTTCCCTTCGATATAGTGATAATACTGCACAAAATCTTATTCTTAAACAATTAGGTGGACCTAGTGAATTCAAAAAATCACTGAGAGAAATAGGAGATACCGTTACAAATCCTGAACGTTTTGAACCAGAGTTAAACGAAGTGCATCCAGGAGACGTACATGATACTAGTACCCCAAAGGCATTAGCTACTAGTCTTCAGGCTTTTGCGTTAGGAGATGTACTTTCAACTGAGAAACGGGATTTATTAATAGATTGGATGAAAAGGAATACTACCGGAGACAACTTAATTCGTGCTGGAGTTCCAGGAGGATGGGAAGTAGCTGATAAGACGGGCTCGGGATCTTATGGAACCAGAAATGATATCGCAATTATTTGGCCACCAAATAAAAAGCCAATTGTTCTTGCGATACTTTCTAATCATGATAAAGAGGATGCTAAATACGATGATAAGCTTATTGCAGAAGCAACCAAGATAGTGTTAGATGCTTTAAAAGTGACAAATAAATAA